A single genomic interval of Alligator mississippiensis isolate rAllMis1 chromosome 15, rAllMis1, whole genome shotgun sequence harbors:
- the RNF115 gene encoding E3 ubiquitin-protein ligase RNF115 isoform X2 has translation MAEASAAAAAAVSQHRFFCHSCKGEVNPKLPEYTCPRCESGFIEEVTEDSSFLDGSGSGIDDSPSTQFQELWDHLDPTMFFSDFRPFLSSSSLDQDSRDNERGHQAHADLWGPSRPPRLPMTRRYRSRGSSRPDRSPAIEGIIQQIFAGFFANSAIPGSQHPFSWSGMLHSNPGDYAWGQSGLDAIVTQLLGQLENTGPPPADKEKISSLPTVTVTQEQVDTGLECPVCKEDYTVAEQVRQLPCNHFFHSNCIVPWLELHDTCPVCRKSLNGEDSTRQAQNPEASASNSFSSDNQLHDRWTF, from the exons gAGTACACTTGCCCCAGATGTGAATCAGGCTTCATTGAAGAAGTGACAGAAGATTCCAG tTTCCTAGATGGTAGTGGCAGTGGGATAGACGACAGTCCGTCCACGCAGTTTCAAGAG CTTTGGGACCACTTGGACCCCACGATGTTCTTTTCCGACTTCAGACcgtttctgagcagcagctcactgGATCAAGACAGCCGAGACAACGAAAGGGGCCACCAAGCCCACGCCGACCTCTGGGGACCCAGCAGACCACCTCGACTGCCCATGACACGGAGGTACCGGTCCCGGGGCAGCTCACGGCCAGACAGGTCTCCTGCGATCGAGGG AATAATCCAGCAGATCTTTGCGGGGTTTTTTGCCAACTCGGCAATTCCTGGCTCGCAGCACCCCTTTTCCTG GAGTGGAATGCTGCACTCCAATCCCGGGGACTACGCCTGGGGACAGAGTGGCCTTGATGCCATTGTCACTCAG CTCTTGGGGCAGTTGGAAAACACTGGACCACCTCCTGCTGACAAGGAGAAGATATCTTCCCTCCCGACTGTGACAGTAACTCAGGAACAAGTTG ATACGGGTCTGGAGTGCCCGGTGTGTAAAGAAGACTACACAGTAGCAGAGCAGGTCCGGCAGTTACCCTGCAACCATTTCTTCCACAGCAACTGCATCGTGCCATGGCTAGAGCTG CACGACACGTGTCCCGTGTGCCGGAAGAGCCTGAACGGCGAGGACTCCACGCGGCAAGCACAGAACCCCGAGGCCTCGGCCAGCAACAGCTTTAGCAGCGACAACCAGCTGCACGACCGATGGACATTCTGA
- the RNF115 gene encoding E3 ubiquitin-protein ligase RNF115 isoform X1 — translation MAEASAAAAAAVSQHRFFCHSCKGEVNPKLPEYTCPRCESGFIEEVTEDSSFLDGSGSGIDDSPSTQFQEKPQARVSYADDLSDLNVSAYPSQSGFMLAGPDLAKGQKARLIHVNGSQNRSCQPTAANPHWPSQLELWDHLDPTMFFSDFRPFLSSSSLDQDSRDNERGHQAHADLWGPSRPPRLPMTRRYRSRGSSRPDRSPAIEGIIQQIFAGFFANSAIPGSQHPFSWSGMLHSNPGDYAWGQSGLDAIVTQLLGQLENTGPPPADKEKISSLPTVTVTQEQVDTGLECPVCKEDYTVAEQVRQLPCNHFFHSNCIVPWLELHDTCPVCRKSLNGEDSTRQAQNPEASASNSFSSDNQLHDRWTF, via the exons gAGTACACTTGCCCCAGATGTGAATCAGGCTTCATTGAAGAAGTGACAGAAGATTCCAG tTTCCTAGATGGTAGTGGCAGTGGGATAGACGACAGTCCGTCCACGCAGTTTCAAGAG AAGCCGCAGGCCCGTGTGTCTTATGCAGATGACCTCTCTGATCTGAACGTCTCAGCTTACCCATCCCAGTCGGGTTTCATGCTGGCAGGACCAGATCTGGCGAAAGGCCAGAAAGCCAGGCTCATTCATGTTAATGGATCCCAGAATAGATCATGCCAGCCGACCGCCGCCAATCCTCATTGGCCCTCGCAGCTTGAG CTTTGGGACCACTTGGACCCCACGATGTTCTTTTCCGACTTCAGACcgtttctgagcagcagctcactgGATCAAGACAGCCGAGACAACGAAAGGGGCCACCAAGCCCACGCCGACCTCTGGGGACCCAGCAGACCACCTCGACTGCCCATGACACGGAGGTACCGGTCCCGGGGCAGCTCACGGCCAGACAGGTCTCCTGCGATCGAGGG AATAATCCAGCAGATCTTTGCGGGGTTTTTTGCCAACTCGGCAATTCCTGGCTCGCAGCACCCCTTTTCCTG GAGTGGAATGCTGCACTCCAATCCCGGGGACTACGCCTGGGGACAGAGTGGCCTTGATGCCATTGTCACTCAG CTCTTGGGGCAGTTGGAAAACACTGGACCACCTCCTGCTGACAAGGAGAAGATATCTTCCCTCCCGACTGTGACAGTAACTCAGGAACAAGTTG ATACGGGTCTGGAGTGCCCGGTGTGTAAAGAAGACTACACAGTAGCAGAGCAGGTCCGGCAGTTACCCTGCAACCATTTCTTCCACAGCAACTGCATCGTGCCATGGCTAGAGCTG CACGACACGTGTCCCGTGTGCCGGAAGAGCCTGAACGGCGAGGACTCCACGCGGCAAGCACAGAACCCCGAGGCCTCGGCCAGCAACAGCTTTAGCAGCGACAACCAGCTGCACGACCGATGGACATTCTGA